A region of Toxorhynchites rutilus septentrionalis strain SRP chromosome 1, ASM2978413v1, whole genome shotgun sequence DNA encodes the following proteins:
- the LOC129762376 gene encoding interferon-related developmental regulator 2, whose translation MPRNRKKQAANGNSHHFAESDDELSNDNASVHSYQSDYVNDAGNNNNNNNNGNDTDGGEGGGFEKYEEKLLQAIENASDKSLQTRINAFQAINDVLVHHYIPDTIESRKMTLVDAIEKSIKKGKGAEQAWAARIIPLLVIQLEEVDDINELIKVLKPVLLAVAQDTAASHDARAKCCMALGLLNFLGSDDIGDLLPLMKSFEGIFSGSYLKGDNTPSSANADAAALHSSALNAWALLLTLVPSGDLVSLVNSNNAMIPSIQKLVGMLQSPHLDVRMAAGETIALILESGRSHDDGFLDEELSDLIEATKKLATDAHKYRAKRDRKVQRATFRDVHRYLEEDISPEICIKFGKEALLLDTWSLHHQYICLRNALGFGMNVHLSENGFLRDVLQLGARLDDVQGNAKMAKAEKKFINAAAFKVRTITRGKNRDKRSAVIN comes from the exons ATGCCACGAAATCGGAAGAAGCAAGCAG CCAACGGCAATTCGCACCACTTTGCTGAATCGGACGACGAACTGTCCAACGACAATGCCAGTGTGCACTCGTACCAGTCGGATTACGTAAATGATGCCGGCAataataacaacaataacaacaacggCAACGACACCGATGGCGGAGAGGGTGGCGGCTTCGAGAAGTACGAGGAAAAGCTCCTCCAGGCTATCGAGAATGCCTCGGACAAGTCGCTACAGACCCGAATCAACGCATTCCAGGCGATCAACGATGTGCTGGTCCATCACTACATCCCCGATACGATCGAGAGCCGCAAGATGACGCTAGTGGATGCGATCGAGAAGTCCATCAAGAAGGGCAAGGGAGCCGAACAGGCGTGGGCTGCGCGCATCATTCCGCTGTTGGTGATTCAGCTCGAGGAAGTGGACGATATTAACGAGCTGATCAAGGTGCTGAAGCCGGTTCTGCTGGCGGTCGCACAGGATACCGCCGCCTCGCACGATGCCCGGGCCAAGTGCTGTATGGCTTTGGGTTTGCTCAATTTCCTAGGTTCGGATGATATCGGAGACCTGTTGCCACTGATGAAGAGCTTCGAGGGAATCTTCTCCGGGAGCTATCTCAAAGGGGATAACACTCCAAGCAGTGCCAACGCCGATGCTGCTGCCCTTCACAGTTCCGCTCTTAACGCTTGGGCCCTCCTGCTCACGCTGGTTCCCTCGGGGGATTTGGTTTCCCTGGTCAACAGTAACAACGCCATGATTCCATCGATCCAAAAACTCGTCGGAATGCTGCAGAGTCCCCATCTTGACGTTAGGATGGCTGCCGGGGAAACCATTGCACTCATCCTGGAGAGTGGCCGCTCTCACGACGACGGCTTCCTCGACGAGGAACTGTCCGATCTGATTGAAGCCACCAAGAAGCTGGCCACCGATGCCCACAAGTATCGCGCCAAACGTGACCGCAAGGTGCAGCGTGCGACCTTCCGCGACGTCCACCGCTATCTGGAGGAGGACATCTCGCCCGAGATTTGCATCAAGTTCGGTAAGGAGGCTCTGCTGCTGGACACGTGGTCTCTCCACCATCAGTATATCTGTCTGCGGAACGCGCTGGGTTTCGGAATGAACGTGCATCTGTCGGAGAATGGCTTCCTGCGGGATGTGCTGCAGCTGGGCGCTCGATTGGACGACGTCCAGGGCAACGCCAAGATGGCCAAGGCGGAGAAAAAGTTCATCAATGCGGCCGCCTTCAAGGTGCGCACAATCACCCGCGGGAAGAACCGGGACAAACGTTCGGCTGTTATCAATTAA